A DNA window from Danio aesculapii chromosome 14, fDanAes4.1, whole genome shotgun sequence contains the following coding sequences:
- the nipsnap3a gene encoding protein NipSnap homolog 3A isoform X2, whose product MACQSLCRYTSRLTLNGMIKLRGIVRSASRQAEQCLTVKNRLTPSAAWITTGPQQQHGTFYEFRTYYIQPHLNAAFLKLTNEKIQLRTAHSELIGYWTVEYGGLNQVFHIWKYDSYAQRASVRAALAQDPIWIEQYISKAMPMLSSQDNEVTYLVPWSKIQKPPKEGGVFELATFQMKSGGPAVWGKAFQAAVGTHTGSGYAHSVGVFHSEFGQLNQVHVLWWYESADQRASVRHRSHEDARVVAAVRESAAYLVAQKNKLMFPCSFSPIN is encoded by the exons ATGGCATGTCAGTCACTCTGCAGGTACACTTCTAGACTTACATTGAACGGAATGATAAAATTACGCGGTATTGTCCGGAGCGCGTCACGTCAGGCAGAACAATGTCTGACCGTGAAAAACCGACTTACG CCCAGCGCTGCTTGGATCACCACCGGACCACAGCAGCAGCACGGGACCTTCTATGAGTTTCGCACATATTACATCCAGCCACATCTGAACGCTGCCTTCCTCAAACTGACCAATGAGAAGATCCAGCTGCGCACGGCCCACTCGGAGCTCATTGGATACTGGACTGTGGAATACGGGGGTCTCAATCAGGTGTTCCACATCTggaagtatg ACAGCTATGCCCAGCGTGCGTCTGTGCGGGCAGCCCTAGCTCAGGACCCCATCTGGATTGAGCAGTACATCTCTAAAGCCATGCCCATGCTGAGCTCTCAGGATAATGAGGTGACGTACCTCGTACCCTGGAGCAAAATTCAGAAGCCACCCAAAGAAGGCG GGGTTTTCGAGCTGGCTACTTTCCAGATGAAGTCGGGGGGTCCGGCCGTGTGGGGCAAGGCGTTTCAGGCAGCAGTGGGCACACATACGGGATCAGGATACGCTCATTCGGTTGGGGTTTTCCACTCTGAGTTTGGACAGCTCAATCAAG TGCATGTGTTATGGTGGTATGAGAGTGCTGACCAGCGGGCATCAGTACGCCACAGATCTCATGAAGATGCCAGAGTGGTGGCGGCAG TAAGGGAAAGTGCTGCATACCTGGTGGCACAGAAGAACAAACTCATGTTCCCCTGTTCATTCTCACCAATCAATTAA
- the nipsnap3a gene encoding protein NipSnap homolog 3A isoform X1: MACQSLCRYTSRLTLNGMIKLRGIVRSASRQAEQCLTVKNRLTQPSAAWITTGPQQQHGTFYEFRTYYIQPHLNAAFLKLTNEKIQLRTAHSELIGYWTVEYGGLNQVFHIWKYDSYAQRASVRAALAQDPIWIEQYISKAMPMLSSQDNEVTYLVPWSKIQKPPKEGGVFELATFQMKSGGPAVWGKAFQAAVGTHTGSGYAHSVGVFHSEFGQLNQVHVLWWYESADQRASVRHRSHEDARVVAAVRESAAYLVAQKNKLMFPCSFSPIN, encoded by the exons ATGGCATGTCAGTCACTCTGCAGGTACACTTCTAGACTTACATTGAACGGAATGATAAAATTACGCGGTATTGTCCGGAGCGCGTCACGTCAGGCAGAACAATGTCTGACCGTGAAAAACCGACTTACG CAGCCCAGCGCTGCTTGGATCACCACCGGACCACAGCAGCAGCACGGGACCTTCTATGAGTTTCGCACATATTACATCCAGCCACATCTGAACGCTGCCTTCCTCAAACTGACCAATGAGAAGATCCAGCTGCGCACGGCCCACTCGGAGCTCATTGGATACTGGACTGTGGAATACGGGGGTCTCAATCAGGTGTTCCACATCTggaagtatg ACAGCTATGCCCAGCGTGCGTCTGTGCGGGCAGCCCTAGCTCAGGACCCCATCTGGATTGAGCAGTACATCTCTAAAGCCATGCCCATGCTGAGCTCTCAGGATAATGAGGTGACGTACCTCGTACCCTGGAGCAAAATTCAGAAGCCACCCAAAGAAGGCG GGGTTTTCGAGCTGGCTACTTTCCAGATGAAGTCGGGGGGTCCGGCCGTGTGGGGCAAGGCGTTTCAGGCAGCAGTGGGCACACATACGGGATCAGGATACGCTCATTCGGTTGGGGTTTTCCACTCTGAGTTTGGACAGCTCAATCAAG TGCATGTGTTATGGTGGTATGAGAGTGCTGACCAGCGGGCATCAGTACGCCACAGATCTCATGAAGATGCCAGAGTGGTGGCGGCAG TAAGGGAAAGTGCTGCATACCTGGTGGCACAGAAGAACAAACTCATGTTCCCCTGTTCATTCTCACCAATCAATTAA
- the LOC130241067 gene encoding probable pancreatic secretory proteinase inhibitor, with the protein MSRTVVVLVSLVFILSVGAEDKSRLYRRPACGGLSVSQACPLNYSPVCGNDGNTYVNECTLCVQRMHSNADILIVKDGRC; encoded by the exons ATGAGCAGAACAGTTGTGGTTCTGGTGAGTCTGGTCTTCATCCTTTCTGTAG GCGCAGAGGATAAGTCTAGACTCTACCGTAGG CCTGCATGTGGAGGTTTGAGTGTGAGTCAGGCATGTCCTCTCAACTACTCTCCTGTCTGCGGTAATGATGGCAACACATATGTCAATGAATGCACCCTGTGTGTTCAGAGAAT GCACTCTAATGCAGACATTTTGATCGTGAAAGATGGCCGCTGCTGA
- the thg1l gene encoding probable tRNA(His) guanylyltransferase, which produces MLRPLLENFERLRRNKTVLCLKFSTSSVMAKSKFEYVRNFELDDTCLRNCYIVVRLDGRNFHKFSDQHNFTKPNDDRALGLMSRSACSVMEELDDITIAYGQSDEFSFVFKRSTNWFKRRASKLMTHVTSQFSSSFVFYWKEYFGEQPLLYPPSFDGRVVLYPSNRNVRDYLSWRQADCHINNLYNTAFWTLVQKGGLTTTQAEERLNGTQATDKNEILFSEFNINYNNESSVYKKGTTLIWEKMNETTTKQIKRLDEEETEVTVTRTRKKVTSHSCDVIGDQFWEEHPDILESEQC; this is translated from the exons ATGCTGAGGCCGTTACTGGAAAACTTTGAGAGACTTAGAAGAAACAAGACAGTCTTATGTCTGAAATTCAGCACATCATCTGTCATGGCTAAGAGCAAGTTTGAGTACGTGAGAAACTTTGAGCTTGACGACACATGTTTGAGAAACTGCTACATTGTGGTTCGGCTGGATGGACGCAACTTCCACAA GTTTTCAGATCAGCACAACTTCACTAAACCCAATGATGACCGAGCTCTGGGTCTGATGAGCCGCAGTGCTTGTTCGGTCATGGAGGAGCTGGACGACATCACTATAGCCTATGGACAAAGTGACGAGTTCAGCTTTGTCTTCAAAAGATCAACAAATTGGTTTAAAAGAAGGGCCAG TAAACTGATGACCCACGTGACTTCCCAGTTCTCGTCCAGCTTTGTTTTCTACTGGAAGGAGTACTTCGGGGAGCAGCCGCTGCTGTACCCACCCAGCTTTGATGGCAGGGTTGTGCTGTATCCTAGCAACCGTAATGTTAGAGACTATCTGAGCTGGAGGCAAGCGGATT GTCACATTAACAATCTGTATAACACTGCGTTTTGGACGCTGGTGCAAAAAGGTGGACTGACCACAACACAGGCTGAGGAGAGACTCAAT GGAACACAAGCAACGGATAAGAATGAGATCTTATTTTCTGAGTTCAATATCAATTACAATAACGAATCCTCTGTGTATAAAAAAGGCACAACTTTAATATGGGAAAAG ATGAATGAAACCACAACTAAACAGATCAAGCGGCTGGATGAGGAGGAGACAGAAGTTACTGTAACACGGACCAGAAAGAAGGTTACAAGTCATTCCTGCGATGTGATCGGAGATCAGTTCTGGGAAGAACATCCAGACATTTTAGAAAGTGAACAATGTTGA